One genomic window of Gossypium hirsutum isolate 1008001.06 chromosome D11, Gossypium_hirsutum_v2.1, whole genome shotgun sequence includes the following:
- the LOC107926734 gene encoding probable aldo-keto reductase 1, with product MTYWVTYLEVSPSTNSHLDSRLLISCAQTRKPQFINTRKDRKKGQKMGEEQQRFQIPRVKLGTQGLEVSKLGFGCMGLTGVYNDSVHEEVGISIIKHAFHRGITFFDTSDFYGPKTNEILVGKALKQLPREKVQLATKFGIEKMDSAGVTINGTPEYVRACIEASLKRLDVDYIDLYYQHRVDTNTPIEDTMSELKKLVEEGKIKYIGLSGASPETIKRAHAVHPITALQIEWSLWTRDLEEEIVPLCRELGIGIVPYGPLGSGFFAGRGVLETMPANSFLPTFPRFQEENLDKNKIIYLKVEKLAKKHGCSPAQLALAWVLHQGDDVAPIPGTTKIKNLDSNSDSLKVKLTEEDLKEISNAVPINEVAGEFLPDNLSQFHWKFGNTPPKGSKVST from the exons ATGACCTATTGGGTGACATATTTAGAGGTGTCACCAAGTACTAATAGCCATCTGGATTCAAGGTTGCTAATAAGCTGTGCACAAACAAGAAAGCCTCAGTTCATTAACACAAGAAAGGACAGAAAAAAGGGACAAAAGATGGGTGAGGAGCAGCAGAGATTTCAGATTCCCAGAGTCAAACTGGGAACTCAAGGACTTGAG GTTTCAAAGTTGGGGTTTGGTTGTATGGGTCTCACTGGAGTTTACAATGATTCTGTCCATGAAGAAGTTGGGATATCGATTATCAAGCATGCCTTCCACAGAGGAATCACTTTCTTTGATACATCTGATTTCTATGGACCCAAAACTAATGAAATTTTGGTTGGAAAG GCATTGAAGCAACTACCAAGAGAGAAGGTACAATTAGCCACAAAGTTTGGAATTGAAAAAATGGATTCGGCCGGTGTCACAATAAACGGTACTCCAGAATATGTCCGTGCCTGTATTGAAGCTAGCCTTAAGCGCCTAGATGTGGACTATATTGATCTCTACTACCAGCACAGGGTTGACACCAACACTCCAATAGAGGATACT ATGTCTGAACTGAAGAAGTTGGTGGAAGAGGGGAAAATAAAGTACATAGGTTTATCTGGAGCTTCCCCTGAAACTATAAAGAGAGCACATGCAGTACATCCCATAACTGCTTTACAGATAGAGTGGTCGCTATGGACTCGTGATCTTGAGGAAGAAATAGTCCCCCTTTGCAG GGAACTTGGAATTGGCATTGTTCCATATGGCCCTCTTGGTAGCGGTTTCTTTGCAGGAAGAGGAGTATTGGAAACTATGCCTGCAAATAGTTTTCTG CCAACTTTCCCAAGGTTTCAAGAAGAAAACTTGGACAAAAATAAGATCATATATTTGAAAGTGGAGAAGTTGGCTAAGAAGCATGGATGTAGCCCTGCACAATTAGCACTTGCCTGGGTTCTTCATCAAGGGGACGATGTAGCACCGATTCCCG GAACAACCAAGATAAAGAATCTCGATAGTAACAGTGATTCACTAAAAGTAAAGCTCACAGAAGAAGATTTGAAAGAAATTTCTAATGCGGTCCCGATAAATGAGGTAGCTGGTGAATTTTTGCCTGATAATTTAAGTCAATTCCACTGGAAGTTCGGTAATACACCACCAAAGGGGAGCAAGGTTTCAACTTGA